A section of the Lepus europaeus isolate LE1 chromosome 19, mLepTim1.pri, whole genome shotgun sequence genome encodes:
- the LOC133747518 gene encoding zinc finger protein 211-like, whose translation MAAAALWQLAELPMAAEVLSEPPRSLSCQGSVTFEDVAVHFSWEEWDLLDEAQRRLYLDVMLENFALTSALGCCLGVEHEEALSEQSISLGVSQVRNPKEGSSYQNVYPCDICGLVLRDILHSAEHQGTHHEQKPYTHGEQFFTANLQPHKEQNTRKVSFRNFVDRASFINSGTVHVLGKPFTCKEVREGLLASMGFLQQATDTGERPGNSNKCRASFRSGKGYHNWGGCKKALSHIDTLVQDQKVLTREGIFECGKCGKACTRRCNLIQHQKVHSEDRPYECNECGKFFTYYSSFIIHQRVHTGERPFKCNECGKSFSQIYSLNSHRKVHTGERPYECGECGKSFSQRSNLIQHQRVHTGERPYECSECGKSFSQNFSLIYHQRVHTGERPHECGECGKSFSRSSSLIHHRRLHTGERPYECSKCGKSFKQSSSFSSHRKVHTGERPYVCEECGKSFSHSSNLKNHHRVHTGERPIECSECGKTFSCKSNLIKHLRVHTGERPYECSECGKSFSQSSSLIQHRRIHTGRKPYQCSECGKSFGSKSVLIQHKRVHTAEKP comes from the exons ATGGCGGCCGCCGCGCTGTGGCAACTGGCTGAG CTTCCCATGGCTGCCGAAGTGCTTTCGGAACCTCCACGG TCCCTGTCGTGCCAGGGCAGTGTGACCTTTGAAGATGTGGCTGTGCACTTCTCCTGGGAGGAGTGGGATCTCCTGGATGAGGCTCAGAGACGCCTGTACctggatgtgatgctggagaacttCGCACTTACATCCGCCCTGG gTTGTTGCCTTGGAGTGGAGCATGAAGAGGCACTTTCTGAACAGAGCATTTCTTTAGGAGTATCACAGGTCAGGAATCCCAAAGAAGGTTCATCTTACCAAAATGTCTATCCCTGTGATATATGTGGCCTGGTCCTGAGAGACATTTTGCACTCAGCTGAACACCAGGGAACACATCATGAGCAGAAACCATACACACATGGGGAACAGTTCTTCACTGCAAACCTTCAACCGCACAAGGAGCAAAACACTAGGAAGGTATCCTTCAGAAACTTTGTAGACAGAGCCTCATTCATAAATAGTGGTACAGTCCATGTGTTAGGGAAGCCTTTTACCTGCAAGGAGGTTAGGGAGGGCCTTCTGGCCAGCATGGGATTTCTACAACAGGCCACTGACACAGGGGAGAGACCAGGTAACAGTAACAAGTGTAGGGCTTCCTTTCGCAGTGGAAAAGGTTATCACAACTGGGGAGGATGCAAGAAAGCCCTTAGCCACATAGACACACTTGTTCAGGACCAGAAAGTCCTCACTAGAGAAGGGATTTTTGAGTGTGGCAAGTGTGGGAAAGCCTGCACACGAAGATGTAATCTCATTCAGCACCAGAAAGTCCACAGTGAAGATAGGCCTTACGAATGCAATGAGTGTGGAAAATTCTTTACCTACTACTCCAGCTTCATTATACATCAAAGAGTTCACACTGGAGAAAGGCCTTTCAAGTGCAATGAATGTGGGAAATCCTTCAGCCAGATCTACAGCCTCAATAGCCACAGGAAAGTTCACACTGGAGAAAGGCCTTATGAGTGTGGTGAATGTGGGAAATCCTTTAGTCAAAGATCCAACCTCATTCAACATCAGAGAGTTCACACTGGAGAAAGGCCTTATGAGTGTAGTGAATGTGGAAAATCTTTCAGCCAGAACTTCAGCCTCATTTACCACCAGAGAGTTCACACTGGAGAAAGGCCCCACGAGTGCGGTGAATGTGGGAAATCTTTTAGCAGAAGTTCTAGCCTCATTCACCACCGGAGACTTCACACTGGAGAAAGGCCATATGAATGTAGTAAATGTGGGAAATCTTTTAAGCAAAGCTCCAGCTTCAGTTCACATCGGAAAGTTCACACAGGGGAAAGACCTTATGTATGTGAGGAATGTGGAAAATCCTTTAGCCATAGTTCCAACCTTAAGAACCACCACAGAGTTCACACTGGAGAAAGGCCTATTGAGTGCAGTGAATGTGGAAAAACATTTAGCTGCAAATCTAACCTCATTAAACACTTAAGGGTTCACACTGGTGAAAGACCCTATGAGTGCAGTGAATGTGGGAAATCCTTTAGTCAAAGTTCTAGCCTTATTCAACAccggagaattcacacagggagaAAGCCTTATCAGTGCAGTGAATGTGGGAAATCTTTTGGCAGCAAATCTGTCCTCATTCAACACAAGAGAGTTCACACTGCAGAAAAGCCTTAG